Proteins from one Dromiciops gliroides isolate mDroGli1 chromosome 6, mDroGli1.pri, whole genome shotgun sequence genomic window:
- the LOC122731906 gene encoding olfactory receptor 5D18-like, with protein MVTTDSNQSTAVMLILLGFSEYPQLKVPLFLLFFAVYAVAVLGNVGMIVIIKISPKLQSPMYFFLKHLSFVDLCYSTIVIPKLLENLVIEDRSISIGCCVTQFSFGMTSVMTEMALLAVMAYDCFVAICYPLLYTVYVSPKWCVLLVTVAYSWGIINSIVLIYSLLILSYCETKIIDNFACEYSTLLSATCSDKHFSEIILYITANFNVLSTVIIILTSYIFIFVTIFKMHSSSGRYKALSTCASHLTAVTIFYGPMFFLYCIPNIQNSSLVVKVGTVFYTVVIPMLNPLIYSLRNNDVKETFWKLMYFK; from the coding sequence ATGGTGACCACTGACAGCAATCAGAGTACTGCAGTCATGTTAATCCTTTTAGGATTCTCTGAATATCCACAGCTTAAGGTGCCCCTTTTTCTGTTGTTCTTCGCCGTTTATGCAGTGGCTGTGCTGGGAAATGTAGGGATGATTGTGATCATAAAGATCAGTCCAAAACTACAAAGCCCCATGTACTTTTTCCTCAAGCACTTGTCCTTTGTAGATTTATGTTACTCCACTATAGTCATACCAAAACTACTAGAAAACTTAGTTATAGAAGACAGAAGCATCTCCATCGGGTGCTGCGTTACACAGTTTTCCTTTGGTATGACCTCTGTGATGACAGAGATGGCCTTGTTGGCAGTAATGGCCTATGACTGTTTTGTTGCTATATGTTATCCTTTGCTCTATACAGTTTACGTGTCCCCAAAATGGTGTGTTCTGCTAGTGACTGTGGCATATTCATGGGGTATAATTAATTCTATTGTACTCATCTACTCACTTCTTATACTGTCATATTGTGAGACCAAGATTATTGATAATTTTGCATGTGAATATTCTACTTTGCTCTCTGCTACCTGCTCTGATAAACATTTCAGTGAAATAATCCTTTATATCACTGCAAATTTCAATGTATTGAGCACTGTCATCATTATCCTTACATcctatatttttatctttgtcactATCTTTAAAATGCATTCATCCAGTGGGAGATATAAAGCTTTATCCACTTGTGCCTCCCACTTGACAGCTGTTACCATCTTCTATGGGCCCATGTTCTTTCTCTATTGTATTCCCAATATCCAAAACTCATCACTTGTAGTCAAAGTAGGAACTGTTTTTTATACTGTGGTGATTCCAATGCTAAATCCCTTGATTTACAGTCTTAGGAACAACGATGTGAAGGAAACCTTCTGGAAGTTAAtgtatttcaaataa